A window of Juglans regia cultivar Chandler chromosome 7, Walnut 2.0, whole genome shotgun sequence contains these coding sequences:
- the LOC108995387 gene encoding elongation of fatty acids protein 3-like, whose translation MITHTLTYWLSEHPSIVSFRWSHSQSWGSTWSFLVTSIVLYLAVSTFLHLLLALLLRPGKAVPLGPIPALHSLSMALISATIFAGILLSAAAEIRDTRWFWRRSKTPFQWLLCFPLGTRPSGRVFFWSYIYYLTRFLHMLRTLFTVLRRRKLAFSQLFNHSILTCMSFLWLEFSQSFQVLAIIFTTSVYSVVYGYRFWTAIGLPSACFPFVVNCQIVLLGCNLVSHVGVLLLHFFKGGCNGIGAWGFNSVLNGAILLLFLNFYVKMHFRKRKCGSEVLSCSASEAEMKKVKEKDV comes from the coding sequence ATGATCACCCACACCCTCACCTACTGGCTCTCGGAGCACCCCTCCATCGTCAGTTTCCGGTGGAGCCACTCCCAATCCTGGGGCTCCACCTGGTCATTCCTCGTCACTTCTATAGTTCTTTATCTCGCCGTCTCCACCTTCCTCCACCTCCTCCTGGCGCTCCTTCTCCGTCCCGGTAAGGCCGTTCCTCTCGGTCCAATCCCGGCTCTCCACAGCCTCTCTATGGCTCTCATCTCCGCCACCATCTTCGCCGGAATCCTCCTATCCGCTGCCGCAGAGATCCGGGACACCCGCTGGTTCTGGCGCCGCTCCAAGACCCCTTTCCAGTGGCTTCTCTGCTTCCCGCTCGGCACCCGCCCGTCGGGTCGGGTTTTCTTCTGGTCCTATATCTACTACTTGACCCGTTTCCTCCACATGCTCCGAACCTTATTCACCGTTCTACGACGTCGTAAGCTCGCGTTCTCCCAGCTCTTCAACCATTCCATCCTCACCTGCATGTCGTTTCTCTGGCTCGAGTTCTCGCAATCCTTCCAGGTCCTCGCCATCATCTTTACGACGTCGGTTTACTCCGTGGTATACGGGTACCGGTTCTGGACGGCAATCGGGTTGCCCAGCGCCTGCTTTCCGTTCGTGGTGAACTGCCAGATCGTGCTTTTGGGTTGCAACCTGGTGTCACATGTGGGTGTCCTGCTGTTACATTTCTTCAAGGGCGGATGCAACGGAATTGGCGCGTGGGGCTTCAACTCTGTGCTCAATGGCGCCATTCTGCTTCTGTTCTTGAATTTCTATGTGAAAATGCACTTTAGGAAGAGAAAGTGCGGGTCCGAGGTTCTCTCCTGCTCTGCCTCAGAGGCAGAAATGAAGAAGGTTAAAGAGAAGGATGTTTGA
- the LOC108995371 gene encoding calcium uniporter protein 2, mitochondrial-like, with the protein MAFRKTLAQRLLSITKPSTQTLANCRVSSSSVGRTRFPPDRVQTTIDPDPGDNSIFRRFLHKRAAFQPELRSLPIGENLMAKLKSLGIAQDRIRLDCLSPPPRISTAGTSEVTEGLTVEDARKLLRVAQLDTVKARLRDIQKTWIPYSDFVRVCREGCSDSDQGLRLSKVLDESGTVIVLGNVVIIRPEQVAKAIQSLIPLPGANPNNPSLERQELEEMQRQKAAIDRKADALVRRELWCGLGFLMVQTAGFMRLTFWELSWDVMEPICFYLTSMYCMAGYAFFLRTAKEPSFEGFYQSRFTVKQKRLMEFHNFDIARYNELWRAYCPNSSSSSSEYAATSAASMFSNDGKIQFGGLNQ; encoded by the exons ATGGCGTTCAGGAAGACTCTAGCTCAGCGCCTCTTAAGCATTACCAAGCCCTCCACCCAAACCCTCGCCAATTGTCGCGTTTCTTCCTCCTCCGTTGGCCGGACCCGGTTCCCTCCCGATCGGGTCCAAACCACCATTGATCCTGATCCCGGAGACAACAGCATTTTCCGCCGCTTCCTTCACAAGCGTGCGGCTTTTCAGCCGGAGCTCCGGTCCCTTCCCATCGGGGAGAACCTGATGGCGAAGCTGAAATCCTTGGGCATTGCCCAGGACCGCATCCGACTGGACTGCCTGAGCCCTCCGCCGAGGATAAGTACGGCGGGGACTTCGGAAGTGACGGAGGGCCTGACGGTCGAGGACGCGAGGAAGTTGTTGAGGGTAGCGCAGTTGGATACGGTGAAGGCGAGGCTGAGGGATATTCAGAAAACCTGGATACCTTACTCAGACTTTGTTCGGGTCTGCAGAGAAGGCTGCTCGGATTCGGACCAGGGCCTCCGGTTATCCAAGGTGCTTGACGAGTCCGGTACCGTTATCGTCTTGGGAAACGTTGTGATCATCAGGCCTGAGCAG GTAGCAAAAGCCATCCAAAGCCTTATTCCTCTACCCGGAGCCAATCCAAACAACCCAAGTCTGGAACGACAGGAGCTGGAAGAGATGCAGCGGCAGAAGGCAGCCATCGACAGAAAGGCCGATGCCTTGGTGCGCCGGGAACTCTGGTGCGGGCTGGGGTTCCTAATGGTGCAAACAGCCGGGTTCATGAGGCTCACATTTTGGGAGCTTTCATGGGATGTCATGGAGCCCATTTGCTTCTATTTGACATCCATGTACTGCATGGCCGGCTATGCGTTTTTCCTCAGGACCGCCAAAGAGCCCTCTTTTGAAGGGTTCTATCAGAGCAGGTTTACTGTAAAGCAGAAGCGCCTCATGGAGTTTCACAATTTTGACATTGCAAGGTACAATGAGCTCTGGAGAGCTTATTGTCcgaattcttcttcttcttcttcagagtATGCAGCAACTTCAGCTGCTTCAATGTTCAGTAATGATGGAAAGATTCAGTTTGGTGGTCTAAATCAATAA
- the LOC108995357 gene encoding UPF0496 protein At4g34320-like, translating to MGGKCCKKTDVNGASSQTLEMKKNTQFTPDLRSYEAACMLDPDLQSFDATLQERTSWVISSLASEVEVRSLSFGSLKEVTNSLLEMNQEVVKVILECKKDIWNNEDLFSLVEEYFENSLKTLDFCTALENCLKRTRDNQFTIQVAVKHFEDEVENGVDGVKYVKTLQELRKFKASGDPFTEEFFALFQSVYQNHISMFQKLQRRKTKLDKKLKSMKSWRKVSNVIFVAAFVSVLIFSVVAAAIAAPPLVTALAAALAVPIGSVGKWLNSLWTRYENSVKAQRELINSMQIGTCVTMKDLDTIRVLVNKLEIEIESLLQNADFALREEDAVSLAMDEIKKKLEVFMNTIENLSEHADMCSRDIRRARTVILQRIIRHPNS from the coding sequence ATGGGAGGAAAATGTTGCAAGAAGACTGATGTCAACGGCGCATCATCCCAAACCCTCGAAATGAAAAAGAATACCCAATTCACGCCCGATCTGAGGTCCTATGAGGCGGCGTGCATGCTCGATCCGGACTTACAGTCCTTTGATGCCACCCTCCAAGAACGCACCAGCTGGGTCATCAGCTCGCTCGCCTCCGAGGTTGAGGTTCGGTCCTTATCTTTTGGCTCACTCAAAGAGGTCACCAATAGTCTTCTTGAAATGAATCAGGAGGTGGTGAAAGTTATTCTAGAGTGTAAGAAGGATATATGGAACAACGAAGATTTGTTCTCATTGGTGGAGGAATACTTTGAGAATAGTCTCAAGACATTGGACTTCTGTACTGCCCTTGAGAACTGCTTGAAGCGCACACGGGATAACCAGTTTACCATTCAAGTTGCGGTTAAGCATTTCGAggatgaagttgaaaatggGGTTGATGGGGTGAAGTATGTGAAGACATTGCAAGAATTAAGGAAATTTAAGGCTTCTGGGGACCCATTTACCGAGGAGTTTTTTGCATTGTTTCAATCAGTTTATCAAAACCATATATCGATGTTCCAAAAGTTGCAGCGTAGGAAGACAAAGCTAGATAAGAAATTGAAATCTATGAAGTCGTGGAGGAAAGTGTCCAATGTCATTTTTGTTGCAGCTTTTGTGTCTGTGCTGATATTCTCGGTGGTGGCAGCTGCCATTGCAGCTCCGCCTCTTGTGACAGCTTTGGCGGCTGCATTGGCTGTTCCTATAGGTTCTGTGGGAAAATGGTTGAACTCACTTTGGACGCGATATGAAAACTCAGTGAAAGCACAAAGGGAGTTAATCAACTCAATGCAGATCGGCACCTGTGTTACAATGAAGGATTTGGATACCATTCGGGTACTTGTCAACAAACTGGAAATAGAGATTGAGTCACTATTGCAGAATGCTGATTTTGCACTCAGGGAAGAGGACGCAGTTAGTCTTGCAATGGATGAGATCAAGAAGAAGCTGGAAGTGTTTATGAATACCATTGAGAATTTAAGCGAGCATGCTGATATGTGTAGCCGGGATATAAGGAGGGCAAGGACGGTGATTTTGCAGAGGATAATAAGACATCCAAACAGCTGA
- the LOC108995269 gene encoding UPF0496 protein At4g34320-like — protein sequence MGSNSSKTHFKADMRAHEVAGELDVDLESGDVTVVVEPQLVSSDSIKEIVKCLYEMDREMANFNLKCREDIWNNQEFFSLLKDYFQNSLRALDFCTALEDCLERTRDNLSIVQSANTLQELRQFRDAEDPFTNEFSQLLRSVSEQHELMLDKLKPWKTKLDKKLETVQPRSIVFIVIFVFSGLFVLALMVVPAGIKAPAWANPLASALAVPIFPVCKSLWGRYQSALEGKKGVISSMRYGTLTAKKDLGNIEALIRKLRNETRSILDNVDLALGEEVEVTLVIDEIQKKLEMFMNTAQNLRDNGDRCSGNSVSRRKSVLRSMFRRARD from the coding sequence ATGGGTAGTAACTCAAGCAAGACCCATTTCAAGGCTGATATGAGGGCCCATGAGGTGGCGGGTGAGCTGGATGTGGACTTAGAGTCCGGTGATGTCACCGTGGTCGTGGAACCTCAGCTCGTTTCTTCTGATTCAATCAAAGAGATCGTCAAATGTCTATATGAAATGGACCGGGAAATGGCTAATTTCAACCTCAAGTGTAGGGAAGATATATGGAACAATCAGGAATTTTTCTCGCTCCTGAAGGATTACTTTCAAAATAGTCTCAGGGCATTGGACTTCTGCACTGCCCTTGAGGACTGCCTGGAGCGCACACGTGATAACCTGTCGATAGTTCAGTCAGCGAATACATTACAAGAGTTGAGGCAATTCAGGGATGCTGAGGACCCATTTACGAACGAGTTTTCTCAACTTTTGCGATCAGTGTCTGAGCAGCATGAATTGATGTTGGACAAATTGAAGCCTTGGAAAACAAAGCTAGACAAGAAATTGGAAACTGTGCAGCCACGGAGCATAGTGTTCattgtcatttttgttttttcaggtTTGTTTGTGTTAGCTCTCATGGTGGTGCCAGCTGGCATTAAAGCTCCGGCCTGGGCTAATCCATTGGCTAGTGCATTGGCTGTTCCAATTTTCCCTGTGTGCAAGTCACTGTGGGGGCGGTATCAGAGTGCACTGGAAGGAAAAAAGGGGGTAATCAGCTCAATGCGATATGGCACTCTTACTGCAAAGAAGGACTTGGGTAACATTGAGGCACTTATTCGTAAACTGCGAAATGAGACTCGTTCAATTCTAGATAATGTTGATTTGGCTCTTGGTGAAGAGGTGGAAGTGACGCTTGTGATAGATGAGATCCAGAAGAAGCTAGAAATGTTTATGAATACTGCTCAGAATCTAAGGGATAATGGTGATAGGTGTAGCGGCAATAGTGTGAGTAGGAGGAAGTCTGTTTTGCGGTCAATGTTCAGACGTGCGCGTGACTGA